Within the Paenibacillus sp. AN1007 genome, the region ATGAACTCCATGAAGGTCAAGCTGACACCAAGTGTTCCCCCTGCCAGCATACTGGCCGAGAAAAAAGTGAATCCAAGCATGACGGATAATGTTTTCCAGAAATGATTGCGCTGCGCCTTCGGCACCTCTTGCCATGAAAATTCTTGATCTTGTTTGCTCATCAGAAACCCTCCAGATAAAAGTGTTCTGATACCATAAAAAAAGCAGAAAAAGAGGCTACTCATCACGCTTTTACGCTGACAAGTAGCCTCTTTATGCATCATAACCCGCGCGAAGACGCAGAACATCCCTATGCAGGAAATGTCCTTTCTCGCGTGATTACAAAATCCGCTGCCCTTGCCAGCCTCTCTGGACTGAATTAAAGGTACCAGTATTCAATTACAATCTATTATTTTGGAAAAACGTTAAACTGTCAATGTCATTATTATCCAAAGGTCATTAATATTTTATAAACAAAAAACGGTGAATATCGCACAATCCCCTACCGGGCCTGAGATTCGAAAGCACATTTAAAACAGTGTCATCGTCTGAATTTCATCCAAAAAGATATTGGTATCAGGCAGGAACTGTATGTTTATTTGTAGAATATTGTCACAAGTGCTGTTCGTTGGATGGATGAACGTTCTCATCAGAAACTTAGAATTAAACTGAGGTGTAAAATGAAAAAAATCGTAAGTGTACTCTTGTTCAGTTTGTTATTTCTGCTTGCCCTGCCGGTTACAGGACATGCTGCATCTGCTCCGCAAACCAAAATTATATTGGACGGACAGGAGCTTATGCTTCCTTCCGATGTCGAAGTTGTCAACATCAACAAAAACGTGATGATCCCGATCCGTGTCGTTGCCGAGAATCTAAAATTCAAGGTGCAGTGGAATCAGAAAACGCAAAACGTAAGTATTGAGCAAAACGCGAAGGTGCTCTCCTTAAATGTTGGCAAAACAGAAGCCAGCGTTCAAAACGAGAAAGTGCAGCTGAACACGGCCCCGAGGCTGATCAAGAATACGGTCGTTGTGCCCCTTCGTTTTGTTAGTGAAGAGATGGGGTTGTCTGTAAGCTGGAATAACAAGGACAAAGTCGTGGGCCTGACAAGCGCCGCCGTTCCTTCAGATGAACCTTCTCCTGTTCCTGCCCCTGCTGTTCCAGGGCAAGGCAGCAGCACGGAATGGAGCAAAGTCAGTGATATCAGCTTCGCCAATCAGCAGCTTGTTGTATCCGTCGATACCGAGGTTACACCGCAGATCACAAGGCTGAATAATCCGGATCGGATTGTAGTGGATTTGCCGAATACTGCTTTTGGTGAAATGGGGCCAGCTCTGCAGCAGGGCAAGATGGGTAAGCTGGATGTCAGCGGTATTCCTAATGTAACCGAAATACGATACTCTCTTTTTAAAAATGATCCAGCTCAAGTCAGGGTTGTTATCGAGCTCAACAATCTGAGCGATGTACAGGCTAATACTCAATATGTCAGCGGCAAGCTGATCGTGGATCTGGCTCTTACCGGGATCATTGGCATTCCGGTGAGTCCTTCAGGAAGTGATAGCGGCAAAAGTGTCGTTGTTATTGATGCGGGACACGGAGGAAAAGACCCGGGTACAATCGGAATCTCGAATACACAGGAAAAGAATTTCACGCTGCCGCTCGCACTGAAGGTCCAGGCCCTTCTGCTGCAGGAGCCTGATATCGAAGTGGTAATGACACGCGAAACGGATGTTTATCCCACACGTCCGGAGCGAGTGCAGCTGGCAAACACATTGAACGCGGATGTATTTGTATCGATCCATGGAAACAGTGTGAAAGCTTCGCCTCAATCATCAGGTACTGAAACGTATTATTACAAGCGCAGCAGCAGTAAACAGCTTGCCGATATTGTGCATAAACATCTGATTGAAGCATTAGGCTTCAAAGATCGAAAGGTCAAAAACGGTAATCTGGAAGTGCTCCGCAACACAACGATGCCTGCTGTACTGCTCGAAATCGGGTTTCTCAGTAATCCTGACGAAGAACAAGCCATGTTCTCCGAGAGTGTCCAAAATAAAGCGGCTCAGGCCATCGTGGATGGCATCAAGGAGTTCTTGAATCAATCCTAATGAACAGCCGAACAAAACCTGAAAATGACTCTAAACCAGAAATGATTCTAAGGATAAGAAGGTGCTTGGATGAGAAAAAAGTCAACGTACACACAGCTGATCTGCCTTATGGCAGTGATGTTTATGCTCGCTGGCTGCGGCGATAAACCAGCAGTGGACCCTGGGAATGCGGAGCCTCCACCGAATCAGTCTCCTACCAATAGCTCTTCTCCTGCTGCGCCAAATGTGGAAGAAAAAGAGACACAAGAGATTGAAGTAAGTTATGTAGACCCCGAAGTAACGCAGATCAAGACAAAAAAAGTTGAAATTACATTTACGGACAGTAAAGAAAAATATACGCAAGCGTTTGATACACTGCAGCGCTCGGATGACCCAAATTATATTTCTTTATGGAGTAACATTGGACTCGAATCACTTGAGGAACAGGACGGAAAACTTACGTTAAACATTCATATTCCCGACGAAGCCAGACTTGGTTCCGGCGGCGAACTCCTTTTCCTTGATGTGCTCAAACAAACCATGTTCCAGTTTGAAGAAATCCAGAGCATTCAGCTGCTGGTGGACGGCAAAGAAACCGATAGCCTGATGGGGCATGTCGAGCTCGAAAACCCGATCCTTCGCAGCACAGAGTAAGCTGCAGATCCTAGTTATGCCAGTGTGCAGCAGCTATTTTTGACGTTAAATGGACAAACTTCATTTCCATTTTACCTCATAAAAACAACAGAAAAACCTTGCTGATCATCGAGACGGCAAGGTTTTTCTGCGTATGTCATGTGAAAAATGGATTTCATACATCGCATGCCTTTATTGGGCGGATCGCCCCGAATCAACGGGAAGTTTGCCTTGGGGTTCTCGTTGACCAAGCAGTACCTTAATGGCAGCGAGTGTGTTGGGTTCCTGTTTACCATACGCCGCAAGGGCGGAATGTACGTTTTGCAAATGAAGCATTTCGTAGGGATTGCCAAGAGACAGCAGCGTATAGCGCATCTGGCGCTGATTTAACTCGTTGACCAGCAGCTGCAGCTCGCTCCAGCGGAACTGACTTCCCACGCTGCGGAATTGATATGAAGCTATAAGCACATAATCTGCCTTGTTCAGCGTTTGGAAGATGCTTTTCATATCATCAGAATTCAAGACAGAGGTTACCGTTTGTAAGGGGAGGCTGCCCGCTGTCTGCTTAAGCTGTCGCTGCAGCTGTGCTGCCTGCTCAGCATCGGAAGCGACAATCACCACCCGATCGCCCGAACGAATAGTCTCAGATTTCATCCCTTCTGTCCCGGTCAGAACGGTGACAGCACGCTCTGCTATCATACGCTCCACCTGAAGATGAGGCTCAGCACCAACGATGCCTTTCAGAACACGCAGCTTCTGGGTGAGGGTCGGAGCGGGTTCAAACAGATTGTATTTGGACTTGACTGTCAAAATACGTTTTACCGCCTCATGCACTCGTTCTTTGGACAGCTTTCCGTTATTCACCGCCTGAATTAACGCCTGATGTGCCGAAGATGCATCTTGCGGCATGAGAATCACATCTACCCCCGCGGCAGCAGCGCGCACGACAGCTTCAGTTTCACCAAAATGCTCAGCAATACCTTTCATCGTGAACGCATCGGAAATAATGATACCTTGATAGTGCAGTTCTTCCCGAAGCAGACCGGTCAATACCTTCCGAGACAACGTAGCTGGAAGCGGCACGCGGGTACCGTCCTTGCGAGAGATAACCTGTTCATTATCAATCGCTGGGAACGCAATATGCGCCGTCATGATCATATCAGCACCCTGTTCGATCGCTGCTTTGAACGGTTTCAATTCTATCGCATCAAGCCGCTCACGTGCATGTGCAAGCACAGGCAGACCGAGATGAGAGTCAACGGCTGTATCTCCATGTCCCGGAAAATGCTTGACTCCCGCAACAACACCTGATTGGCGCAGTCCCTCCATCATGGCAAGACCGAGCCGCGTCACCAGATCCGCATTCGAACCGAATGACCGCATTCCGATAATTGGGTTGTCCGGATTACTGTTGATATCAAGGACCGGCGCGAAATTGACCTGAATACCAAGCGCTTTAAGCTCTTCTCCTGTCAGTTGACCGGCGGCTTCCGCCAGCGACGGATCGTTCGCAGCGCCCAGCGCCATCTGTCCAGGGAGATTGGTACCGCCAGGAATGCGCCGAATCACCCCTCCTTCCTGATCCATGCCGAGAAAGAGCGGGATATCTCCTGCCTGGCTTTGAATATGATGCGTGAAAGTGGTAAGCTGCGCATCCACAATATTTTTTTCGAAAAGGATAAGTCCCCCGACATTCTGATCCTGAATGCTGCGCTGCAGTCCCTCGTTAATCGTTGTAGTCGCCTTGCCGTTCCACTGCCTGATATCAGGCATCAGCATCTGCCCGACCTGCTCGCTAACGGTCATATAGGAGATCAGTTTGTCCCAATCTTTGGCTTCGATTGCAGCTTCACGTTCGAAACGAATGACCCGAGCCATAAATACGGCATATTCTGCCCGCGTCACTTTTTGATCCGGTCGATACGTCCCGTCTGCATACCCCCCGACTAACCCGTTTGAACTCATCATCTGGATTGGGGATGCGGCCCAGTGTTTCGCTGTATCCGTCCACTTGGCCGACTGCGGTCCTTGTTTTAGCGGATATGCACGTGTCAAAAACGCTGCCGTTTCAGCACGGCTGATCGGTGCATCCGGTCGGAATGAACCATCCGGAAATCCGCCAGCCAGCCCCTGCTGCTCAGCAATGGCGATCTCGCGGGAAAAAGGATGGGCTGCCGGCACATCTGTATAATTCAAGTGATCCACCGGTTTCTCAAGCTGATCAGGATAAAGCTCGCGTACCATAAAGGTAATGGCCTGTCCTCGGGTCACCGGGGTTCGGGGCTGAAATCGGCCATGACCGTAACCCGCCACCGTCCCCCTTTTTGCCATATAGTGAATGCCATCTTCGGCCCACTTCGAGTACTGAAGATCGACAAATTCAGTTTCTGCGTGTGCACTCCCCAGTCCGATCATCATCATACCGAAGACTGCAGCTGCAGTTATTTTATATTTAAAGCGCAAACCATTTCACTCCTGTTCCGTTTCTTGATGATAGATTAGACGCGGCTCCACGTACTTTTGTTGCTCACTCCGGTCCAATCCGTCATGGGGCAGCGCCTCATCTCTGTGGTCGCAGAACATAAAATGATATGTTATATTCATTAAAACTGTATTAATAGTTTATTTCAGGATTTTTTAGGAGGTTTTAACGTTGATCTCAAGTGTAGGTTTACCGGGAATGCTATTTGCGATCGTGCTTCTGATTCTTGTCATTATGCTGATTCGGCGAATATTACGACGCTGACTAATAAACTTATCATCCATTAGAACTGCTGTCATTTCGTAAAAGTACATCAGGATTTCACTTTGAAAATATGAATACTTACCCCTTCCGCTGCGGGGCAGCCCTCACCAATCAGCGCCTCTGTGTTC harbors:
- a CDS encoding N-acetylmuramoyl-L-alanine amidase family protein — translated: MKKIVSVLLFSLLFLLALPVTGHAASAPQTKIILDGQELMLPSDVEVVNINKNVMIPIRVVAENLKFKVQWNQKTQNVSIEQNAKVLSLNVGKTEASVQNEKVQLNTAPRLIKNTVVVPLRFVSEEMGLSVSWNNKDKVVGLTSAAVPSDEPSPVPAPAVPGQGSSTEWSKVSDISFANQQLVVSVDTEVTPQITRLNNPDRIVVDLPNTAFGEMGPALQQGKMGKLDVSGIPNVTEIRYSLFKNDPAQVRVVIELNNLSDVQANTQYVSGKLIVDLALTGIIGIPVSPSGSDSGKSVVVIDAGHGGKDPGTIGISNTQEKNFTLPLALKVQALLLQEPDIEVVMTRETDVYPTRPERVQLANTLNADVFVSIHGNSVKASPQSSGTETYYYKRSSSKQLADIVHKHLIEALGFKDRKVKNGNLEVLRNTTMPAVLLEIGFLSNPDEEQAMFSESVQNKAAQAIVDGIKEFLNQS
- a CDS encoding GerMN domain-containing protein translates to MRKKSTYTQLICLMAVMFMLAGCGDKPAVDPGNAEPPPNQSPTNSSSPAAPNVEEKETQEIEVSYVDPEVTQIKTKKVEITFTDSKEKYTQAFDTLQRSDDPNYISLWSNIGLESLEEQDGKLTLNIHIPDEARLGSGGELLFLDVLKQTMFQFEEIQSIQLLVDGKETDSLMGHVELENPILRSTE
- a CDS encoding glycoside hydrolase family 3 N-terminal domain-containing protein codes for the protein MRFKYKITAAAVFGMMMIGLGSAHAETEFVDLQYSKWAEDGIHYMAKRGTVAGYGHGRFQPRTPVTRGQAITFMVRELYPDQLEKPVDHLNYTDVPAAHPFSREIAIAEQQGLAGGFPDGSFRPDAPISRAETAAFLTRAYPLKQGPQSAKWTDTAKHWAASPIQMMSSNGLVGGYADGTYRPDQKVTRAEYAVFMARVIRFEREAAIEAKDWDKLISYMTVSEQVGQMLMPDIRQWNGKATTTINEGLQRSIQDQNVGGLILFEKNIVDAQLTTFTHHIQSQAGDIPLFLGMDQEGGVIRRIPGGTNLPGQMALGAANDPSLAEAAGQLTGEELKALGIQVNFAPVLDINSNPDNPIIGMRSFGSNADLVTRLGLAMMEGLRQSGVVAGVKHFPGHGDTAVDSHLGLPVLAHARERLDAIELKPFKAAIEQGADMIMTAHIAFPAIDNEQVISRKDGTRVPLPATLSRKVLTGLLREELHYQGIIISDAFTMKGIAEHFGETEAVVRAAAAGVDVILMPQDASSAHQALIQAVNNGKLSKERVHEAVKRILTVKSKYNLFEPAPTLTQKLRVLKGIVGAEPHLQVERMIAERAVTVLTGTEGMKSETIRSGDRVVIVASDAEQAAQLQRQLKQTAGSLPLQTVTSVLNSDDMKSIFQTLNKADYVLIASYQFRSVGSQFRWSELQLLVNELNQRQMRYTLLSLGNPYEMLHLQNVHSALAAYGKQEPNTLAAIKVLLGQREPQGKLPVDSGRSAQ